One window of the Scylla paramamosain isolate STU-SP2022 chromosome 22, ASM3559412v1, whole genome shotgun sequence genome contains the following:
- the LOC135111384 gene encoding DNA topoisomerase I, mitochondrial-like isoform X3 has translation MSNGISNGTSEHREHKEHKHKHKDRDREKDRHRDKDRHKTSHKDKDREKDKDRHSSSHKSSHKDKDRDKERSKDKDQSERHKDKEKSDKDRHRDKDKERSDKDKHRDKDRERSDKEKHRDKDKHRDKDRERSDKEKSRDKDKERHRDEKKHSSSSSGEKKDRDKDRHSSSTHKSHRDKDKERERHREKEKNREKEREREKIKVETEETSLRDFYEQPPMEDVTVKEEPVESEEEDKLVISEPMKDEPPEEDEEEMPLVSKKEPEELPEDDDEDDMPLSHRKHRNEENDDDDDKPLAMRKKIKTEPKEKKRKKIKEEDDDDDFKPEKKKIKKEKKEKKMKGARMTAPPGGAPESPTKKTKKEEEPVWKWWEENKRDDGLKWTFLEHKGPLMAPAYVRLPSNVRFFYDGKHMELSEETEEVAGFYARMIEHEYTTKKVFNSNFLKDWRRVMTSKEREIITDLSKCDFRQLHAFYVQQNEDRKNRTKEEKKALKEQNEALIAEYGWCNIDGHKQRIGNFKIEPPGLFRGRGEHPKQGMLKKRIMPEDVIINCSKDSVIPKPPEGHRWKEVRADPTVTWLACWVENVQGQTKYVMLNAASKLKGEKDWQKYETARKLHKCVDSIREQYRLDWKSKEMRIRQRAVALYFIDKLALRAGNEKDEDQADTVGCCSLRVEHITLHEQKDGKEYVVVFDFLGKDSIRYYNEVSVEKKVFKNLQLFKENKEEGNDLFDRLNTQILNKHLNELMDGLTAKVFRTYNASRTLQEQLELLTDPDAPVSAKILQYNRANRAVAVLCNHQRAAPKSFDKSMANLQKKINDKRDQVEETERECKQLKKIAKSGGSQKEKINYEKKKKALERLKEQLEKLEHSATDKEENKTIALGTSKLNYLDPRISVAWCKKFNVPIEKVYNKTQRQKFQWAIDMATAEYNFLGEPMNITKNSSDGEGEDEDYE, from the exons ATGTCCAATGGCATTTCAAATGGAACTTCAGAACATCGTGAACACAAAGAGCACAAACACAAGCACAAGGACCGGGACAGGGAGAAGGACCGCCACCGGGACAAGGACCGCCACAAGACCTCCCACAAGGACAAGGATCGGGAAAAGGACAAAGACAGGCACTCTTCTAGTCACAAGAGCTCACACAAGGACAAGGATCGGGACAAGGAACGCAGCAAAGACAAGGATCAGAGCGAAAGGcacaaggacaaggagaagagcGACAAGGACAGGCACagggacaaggacaaggagagaAGTGACAAGGACAAACACCGTGACAAGGACCGGGAAAGGAGTGACAAGGAAAAGCACCGGGATAAGGACAAGCACAGGGACAAGGACAGGGAGCGCAGTGACAAGGAGAAGTCTcgggacaaggacaaggaaagacacagagatgaaaagaaacacagcagcagcagcagtggggaGAAGAAGGACAGGGACAAGGACCGCCATTCCTCCTCGACGCACAAAAGCCACagggacaaggacaaggaacGTGAAAggcacagagagaaagaaaagaaccgtGAGAAGGaacgggaaagagagaag ATCAAGGTGGAAACGGAGGAGACATCCCTCCGAGACTTTTATGAACAGCCTCCCATGGAAGATGTAACGGTGAAGGAGGAGCCGGTggagtcagaggaggaggacaagctgGTGATCAGTGAGCCAATGAAGGATGAGCCTCctgaagaagatgaggaggagatgcCCCTGGTGAGTAAGAAGGAACCTGAGGAACTAccagaggatgatgatgaggatgatatgCCATTG TCACATCGCAAGCAcagaaatgaggaaaatgatgatgatgatgacaaaccTCTTGCTATGCGCAAGAAAATTAAGACAGAaccaaaggagaaaaagagaaaaaagataaaggaggaggatgatgatgacgacttCAAGCCA gaaaagaagaaaatcaagaaggaaaagaaagaaaagaagatgaagggagcAAGGATGACTGCTCCACCAGGAGGTGCTCCTGAGTCACCAaccaagaagacaaagaaggaggaggagccagtCTGGAAATG GtgggaggagaataagagagatgaCGGCCTGAAATGGACCTTCCTAGAGCACAAAGGACCTTTGATGGCACCAGCATATGTTCGATTGCCTAGCAATGTCAGATTCTTCTATGATGGGAAGCACATGGAGCTGTCTGAGGAAACTGAAGAAGTGGCTGGGTTCTATGCCCGCATGATCGAGCATGAGTACACCACCAAGAAGGTCTTCAACTCAAACTTCTTAAAAGATTGGAGAAGA GTAATGACATccaaggagagggagataatCACTGATCTTTCCAAGTGTGACTTCAGACAGCTACATGCCTTCTATGTACAACAAAATGAAGATAGGAAGAACCGAaccaaggaggagaagaaggccCTCAAAGAGCAAAATGAAGCCTTGATTGCTGAGTATGGCTGGTGCAACATTGATGGACACAAGCAGCGCATTGGCAACTTTAAGATAGAGCCGCCAGGACTGTTTCGAGGACGAGGGGAACACCCGAAGCAGGGCATGCTCAAGAAACGCATCATGCCAGAAGATGTCATCATCAACTGCTCTAAAGATTCTGTCATTCCAAAGCCCCCAGAAGGCCATAGATGGAAGGAA GTTCGAGCAGATCCCACGGTGACCTGGCTGGCCTGTTGGGTGGAGAATGTTCAGGGACAGACCAAGTATGTGATGCTCAATGCTGCATCCAAACTTAAGGGAGAAAAGGACTGGCAGAAGTATGAAACAGCCCGGAAATTGCACAAATGTGTTGACAGCATAAGAGAACAATACAGATTGGATTGGAAGAGTAAAGAAATGCGGATACGACAGCGTGCTGTAGCATTATATTTCATTGATAAG TTGGCTTTGAGAGCAGGtaatgagaaggatgaggacCAGGCAGACACAGTGGGCTGTTGTTCTCTCCGAGTAGAACACATTACACTCCACGAACAGAAGGATGGCAAAGAGTATGTTGTTGTCTTTGACTTCCTGGGTAAAGATTCCATCCGTTACTACAATGAAGTGAGTGTTGAAAAAAAGGTATTCAAGAACCTTCAACtctttaaagaaaacaaagaggaaggaaatgaccTCTTTGACAGGCTCAAT ACTCAAATCCTAAACAAGCATTTGAATGAGTTGATGGACGGACTCACAGCCAAGGTGTTCCGTACCTACAATGCTTCACGCACCCTCCAGGAGCAGTTGGAACTCCTTACAGATCCTGATGCTCCTGTATCAGCCAAGATCCTTCAGTACAACAGAGCAAATCgagctgtggctgtgttgtgtaACCATCAGAGAGCTGCCCCAAAGAGTTTTGATAAGTCTATGGCAAATCTGCAGAAGAAGATTAATGACAAGAGGGACCAGGTGGAAGAGACTGAGAGGGAATGCAAACAGTTGAAAAAGATAGCCAAATCTGGAGGCTCCCAAAAGGAGAAGATTAattatgagaagaaaaagaaagctttGGAGCGCTTGAAGGAACAGCTGGAGAAGCTGGAGCACTCTGCCACAGACAAAGAGGAGAACAAGACCATCGCCTTGGGAACCTCCAAGCTTAACTATTTAGACCCTCGGATCTCTGTTGCCTGGTGTAAGAAATTCAACGTGCCCATAGAAAAGGTCTACAACAAGACTCAGCGTCAGAAGTTCCAGTGGGCCATTGACATGGCCACCGCAGAGTACAACTTCTTAGGGGAGCCAatgaatattaccaaaaatagttctgatggtgaaggtgaagaTGAGGACTATGAGTAA
- the LOC135111384 gene encoding DNA topoisomerase I, mitochondrial-like isoform X1 — MSEMEELSMPEGGETAISNGMSNGISNGTSEHREHKEHKHKHKDRDREKDRHRDKDRHKTSHKDKDREKDKDRHSSSHKSSHKDKDRDKERSKDKDQSERHKDKEKSDKDRHRDKDKERSDKDKHRDKDRERSDKEKHRDKDKHRDKDRERSDKEKSRDKDKERHRDEKKHSSSSSGEKKDRDKDRHSSSTHKSHRDKDKERERHREKEKNREKEREREKIKVETEETSLRDFYEQPPMEDVTVKEEPVESEEEDKLVISEPMKDEPPEEDEEEMPLVSKKEPEELPEDDDEDDMPLSHRKHRNEENDDDDDKPLAMRKKIKTEPKEKKRKKIKEEDDDDDFKPEKKKIKKEKKEKKMKGARMTAPPGGAPESPTKKTKKEEEPVWKWWEENKRDDGLKWTFLEHKGPLMAPAYVRLPSNVRFFYDGKHMELSEETEEVAGFYARMIEHEYTTKKVFNSNFLKDWRRVMTSKEREIITDLSKCDFRQLHAFYVQQNEDRKNRTKEEKKALKEQNEALIAEYGWCNIDGHKQRIGNFKIEPPGLFRGRGEHPKQGMLKKRIMPEDVIINCSKDSVIPKPPEGHRWKEVRADPTVTWLACWVENVQGQTKYVMLNAASKLKGEKDWQKYETARKLHKCVDSIREQYRLDWKSKEMRIRQRAVALYFIDKLALRAGNEKDEDQADTVGCCSLRVEHITLHEQKDGKEYVVVFDFLGKDSIRYYNEVSVEKKVFKNLQLFKENKEEGNDLFDRLNTQILNKHLNELMDGLTAKVFRTYNASRTLQEQLELLTDPDAPVSAKILQYNRANRAVAVLCNHQRAAPKSFDKSMANLQKKINDKRDQVEETERECKQLKKIAKSGGSQKEKINYEKKKKALERLKEQLEKLEHSATDKEENKTIALGTSKLNYLDPRISVAWCKKFNVPIEKVYNKTQRQKFQWAIDMATAEYNFLGEPMNITKNSSDGEGEDEDYE; from the exons GAATGTCCAATGGCATTTCAAATGGAACTTCAGAACATCGTGAACACAAAGAGCACAAACACAAGCACAAGGACCGGGACAGGGAGAAGGACCGCCACCGGGACAAGGACCGCCACAAGACCTCCCACAAGGACAAGGATCGGGAAAAGGACAAAGACAGGCACTCTTCTAGTCACAAGAGCTCACACAAGGACAAGGATCGGGACAAGGAACGCAGCAAAGACAAGGATCAGAGCGAAAGGcacaaggacaaggagaagagcGACAAGGACAGGCACagggacaaggacaaggagagaAGTGACAAGGACAAACACCGTGACAAGGACCGGGAAAGGAGTGACAAGGAAAAGCACCGGGATAAGGACAAGCACAGGGACAAGGACAGGGAGCGCAGTGACAAGGAGAAGTCTcgggacaaggacaaggaaagacacagagatgaaaagaaacacagcagcagcagcagtggggaGAAGAAGGACAGGGACAAGGACCGCCATTCCTCCTCGACGCACAAAAGCCACagggacaaggacaaggaacGTGAAAggcacagagagaaagaaaagaaccgtGAGAAGGaacgggaaagagagaag ATCAAGGTGGAAACGGAGGAGACATCCCTCCGAGACTTTTATGAACAGCCTCCCATGGAAGATGTAACGGTGAAGGAGGAGCCGGTggagtcagaggaggaggacaagctgGTGATCAGTGAGCCAATGAAGGATGAGCCTCctgaagaagatgaggaggagatgcCCCTGGTGAGTAAGAAGGAACCTGAGGAACTAccagaggatgatgatgaggatgatatgCCATTG TCACATCGCAAGCAcagaaatgaggaaaatgatgatgatgatgacaaaccTCTTGCTATGCGCAAGAAAATTAAGACAGAaccaaaggagaaaaagagaaaaaagataaaggaggaggatgatgatgacgacttCAAGCCA gaaaagaagaaaatcaagaaggaaaagaaagaaaagaagatgaagggagcAAGGATGACTGCTCCACCAGGAGGTGCTCCTGAGTCACCAaccaagaagacaaagaaggaggaggagccagtCTGGAAATG GtgggaggagaataagagagatgaCGGCCTGAAATGGACCTTCCTAGAGCACAAAGGACCTTTGATGGCACCAGCATATGTTCGATTGCCTAGCAATGTCAGATTCTTCTATGATGGGAAGCACATGGAGCTGTCTGAGGAAACTGAAGAAGTGGCTGGGTTCTATGCCCGCATGATCGAGCATGAGTACACCACCAAGAAGGTCTTCAACTCAAACTTCTTAAAAGATTGGAGAAGA GTAATGACATccaaggagagggagataatCACTGATCTTTCCAAGTGTGACTTCAGACAGCTACATGCCTTCTATGTACAACAAAATGAAGATAGGAAGAACCGAaccaaggaggagaagaaggccCTCAAAGAGCAAAATGAAGCCTTGATTGCTGAGTATGGCTGGTGCAACATTGATGGACACAAGCAGCGCATTGGCAACTTTAAGATAGAGCCGCCAGGACTGTTTCGAGGACGAGGGGAACACCCGAAGCAGGGCATGCTCAAGAAACGCATCATGCCAGAAGATGTCATCATCAACTGCTCTAAAGATTCTGTCATTCCAAAGCCCCCAGAAGGCCATAGATGGAAGGAA GTTCGAGCAGATCCCACGGTGACCTGGCTGGCCTGTTGGGTGGAGAATGTTCAGGGACAGACCAAGTATGTGATGCTCAATGCTGCATCCAAACTTAAGGGAGAAAAGGACTGGCAGAAGTATGAAACAGCCCGGAAATTGCACAAATGTGTTGACAGCATAAGAGAACAATACAGATTGGATTGGAAGAGTAAAGAAATGCGGATACGACAGCGTGCTGTAGCATTATATTTCATTGATAAG TTGGCTTTGAGAGCAGGtaatgagaaggatgaggacCAGGCAGACACAGTGGGCTGTTGTTCTCTCCGAGTAGAACACATTACACTCCACGAACAGAAGGATGGCAAAGAGTATGTTGTTGTCTTTGACTTCCTGGGTAAAGATTCCATCCGTTACTACAATGAAGTGAGTGTTGAAAAAAAGGTATTCAAGAACCTTCAACtctttaaagaaaacaaagaggaaggaaatgaccTCTTTGACAGGCTCAAT ACTCAAATCCTAAACAAGCATTTGAATGAGTTGATGGACGGACTCACAGCCAAGGTGTTCCGTACCTACAATGCTTCACGCACCCTCCAGGAGCAGTTGGAACTCCTTACAGATCCTGATGCTCCTGTATCAGCCAAGATCCTTCAGTACAACAGAGCAAATCgagctgtggctgtgttgtgtaACCATCAGAGAGCTGCCCCAAAGAGTTTTGATAAGTCTATGGCAAATCTGCAGAAGAAGATTAATGACAAGAGGGACCAGGTGGAAGAGACTGAGAGGGAATGCAAACAGTTGAAAAAGATAGCCAAATCTGGAGGCTCCCAAAAGGAGAAGATTAattatgagaagaaaaagaaagctttGGAGCGCTTGAAGGAACAGCTGGAGAAGCTGGAGCACTCTGCCACAGACAAAGAGGAGAACAAGACCATCGCCTTGGGAACCTCCAAGCTTAACTATTTAGACCCTCGGATCTCTGTTGCCTGGTGTAAGAAATTCAACGTGCCCATAGAAAAGGTCTACAACAAGACTCAGCGTCAGAAGTTCCAGTGGGCCATTGACATGGCCACCGCAGAGTACAACTTCTTAGGGGAGCCAatgaatattaccaaaaatagttctgatggtgaaggtgaagaTGAGGACTATGAGTAA
- the LOC135111384 gene encoding DNA topoisomerase I, mitochondrial-like isoform X2, which produces MSEMEELSMPEGGETAISNGMSNGISNGTSEHREHKEHKHKHKDRDREKDRHRDKDRHKTSHKDKDREKDKDRHSSSHKSSHKDKDRDKERSKDKDQSERHKDKEKSDKDRHRDKDKERSDKDKHRDKDRERSDKEKHRDKDKHRDKDRERSDKEKSRDKDKERHRDEKKHSSSSSGEKKDRDKDRHSSSTHKSHRDKDKERERHREKEKNREKEREREKIKVETEETSLRDFYEQPPMEDVTVKEEPVESEEEDKLVISEPMKDEPPEEDEEEMPLSHRKHRNEENDDDDDKPLAMRKKIKTEPKEKKRKKIKEEDDDDDFKPEKKKIKKEKKEKKMKGARMTAPPGGAPESPTKKTKKEEEPVWKWWEENKRDDGLKWTFLEHKGPLMAPAYVRLPSNVRFFYDGKHMELSEETEEVAGFYARMIEHEYTTKKVFNSNFLKDWRRVMTSKEREIITDLSKCDFRQLHAFYVQQNEDRKNRTKEEKKALKEQNEALIAEYGWCNIDGHKQRIGNFKIEPPGLFRGRGEHPKQGMLKKRIMPEDVIINCSKDSVIPKPPEGHRWKEVRADPTVTWLACWVENVQGQTKYVMLNAASKLKGEKDWQKYETARKLHKCVDSIREQYRLDWKSKEMRIRQRAVALYFIDKLALRAGNEKDEDQADTVGCCSLRVEHITLHEQKDGKEYVVVFDFLGKDSIRYYNEVSVEKKVFKNLQLFKENKEEGNDLFDRLNTQILNKHLNELMDGLTAKVFRTYNASRTLQEQLELLTDPDAPVSAKILQYNRANRAVAVLCNHQRAAPKSFDKSMANLQKKINDKRDQVEETERECKQLKKIAKSGGSQKEKINYEKKKKALERLKEQLEKLEHSATDKEENKTIALGTSKLNYLDPRISVAWCKKFNVPIEKVYNKTQRQKFQWAIDMATAEYNFLGEPMNITKNSSDGEGEDEDYE; this is translated from the exons GAATGTCCAATGGCATTTCAAATGGAACTTCAGAACATCGTGAACACAAAGAGCACAAACACAAGCACAAGGACCGGGACAGGGAGAAGGACCGCCACCGGGACAAGGACCGCCACAAGACCTCCCACAAGGACAAGGATCGGGAAAAGGACAAAGACAGGCACTCTTCTAGTCACAAGAGCTCACACAAGGACAAGGATCGGGACAAGGAACGCAGCAAAGACAAGGATCAGAGCGAAAGGcacaaggacaaggagaagagcGACAAGGACAGGCACagggacaaggacaaggagagaAGTGACAAGGACAAACACCGTGACAAGGACCGGGAAAGGAGTGACAAGGAAAAGCACCGGGATAAGGACAAGCACAGGGACAAGGACAGGGAGCGCAGTGACAAGGAGAAGTCTcgggacaaggacaaggaaagacacagagatgaaaagaaacacagcagcagcagcagtggggaGAAGAAGGACAGGGACAAGGACCGCCATTCCTCCTCGACGCACAAAAGCCACagggacaaggacaaggaacGTGAAAggcacagagagaaagaaaagaaccgtGAGAAGGaacgggaaagagagaag ATCAAGGTGGAAACGGAGGAGACATCCCTCCGAGACTTTTATGAACAGCCTCCCATGGAAGATGTAACGGTGAAGGAGGAGCCGGTggagtcagaggaggaggacaagctgGTGATCAGTGAGCCAATGAAGGATGAGCCTCctgaagaagatgaggaggagatgcCCCTG TCACATCGCAAGCAcagaaatgaggaaaatgatgatgatgatgacaaaccTCTTGCTATGCGCAAGAAAATTAAGACAGAaccaaaggagaaaaagagaaaaaagataaaggaggaggatgatgatgacgacttCAAGCCA gaaaagaagaaaatcaagaaggaaaagaaagaaaagaagatgaagggagcAAGGATGACTGCTCCACCAGGAGGTGCTCCTGAGTCACCAaccaagaagacaaagaaggaggaggagccagtCTGGAAATG GtgggaggagaataagagagatgaCGGCCTGAAATGGACCTTCCTAGAGCACAAAGGACCTTTGATGGCACCAGCATATGTTCGATTGCCTAGCAATGTCAGATTCTTCTATGATGGGAAGCACATGGAGCTGTCTGAGGAAACTGAAGAAGTGGCTGGGTTCTATGCCCGCATGATCGAGCATGAGTACACCACCAAGAAGGTCTTCAACTCAAACTTCTTAAAAGATTGGAGAAGA GTAATGACATccaaggagagggagataatCACTGATCTTTCCAAGTGTGACTTCAGACAGCTACATGCCTTCTATGTACAACAAAATGAAGATAGGAAGAACCGAaccaaggaggagaagaaggccCTCAAAGAGCAAAATGAAGCCTTGATTGCTGAGTATGGCTGGTGCAACATTGATGGACACAAGCAGCGCATTGGCAACTTTAAGATAGAGCCGCCAGGACTGTTTCGAGGACGAGGGGAACACCCGAAGCAGGGCATGCTCAAGAAACGCATCATGCCAGAAGATGTCATCATCAACTGCTCTAAAGATTCTGTCATTCCAAAGCCCCCAGAAGGCCATAGATGGAAGGAA GTTCGAGCAGATCCCACGGTGACCTGGCTGGCCTGTTGGGTGGAGAATGTTCAGGGACAGACCAAGTATGTGATGCTCAATGCTGCATCCAAACTTAAGGGAGAAAAGGACTGGCAGAAGTATGAAACAGCCCGGAAATTGCACAAATGTGTTGACAGCATAAGAGAACAATACAGATTGGATTGGAAGAGTAAAGAAATGCGGATACGACAGCGTGCTGTAGCATTATATTTCATTGATAAG TTGGCTTTGAGAGCAGGtaatgagaaggatgaggacCAGGCAGACACAGTGGGCTGTTGTTCTCTCCGAGTAGAACACATTACACTCCACGAACAGAAGGATGGCAAAGAGTATGTTGTTGTCTTTGACTTCCTGGGTAAAGATTCCATCCGTTACTACAATGAAGTGAGTGTTGAAAAAAAGGTATTCAAGAACCTTCAACtctttaaagaaaacaaagaggaaggaaatgaccTCTTTGACAGGCTCAAT ACTCAAATCCTAAACAAGCATTTGAATGAGTTGATGGACGGACTCACAGCCAAGGTGTTCCGTACCTACAATGCTTCACGCACCCTCCAGGAGCAGTTGGAACTCCTTACAGATCCTGATGCTCCTGTATCAGCCAAGATCCTTCAGTACAACAGAGCAAATCgagctgtggctgtgttgtgtaACCATCAGAGAGCTGCCCCAAAGAGTTTTGATAAGTCTATGGCAAATCTGCAGAAGAAGATTAATGACAAGAGGGACCAGGTGGAAGAGACTGAGAGGGAATGCAAACAGTTGAAAAAGATAGCCAAATCTGGAGGCTCCCAAAAGGAGAAGATTAattatgagaagaaaaagaaagctttGGAGCGCTTGAAGGAACAGCTGGAGAAGCTGGAGCACTCTGCCACAGACAAAGAGGAGAACAAGACCATCGCCTTGGGAACCTCCAAGCTTAACTATTTAGACCCTCGGATCTCTGTTGCCTGGTGTAAGAAATTCAACGTGCCCATAGAAAAGGTCTACAACAAGACTCAGCGTCAGAAGTTCCAGTGGGCCATTGACATGGCCACCGCAGAGTACAACTTCTTAGGGGAGCCAatgaatattaccaaaaatagttctgatggtgaaggtgaagaTGAGGACTATGAGTAA